A stretch of Candidatus Manganitrophaceae bacterium DNA encodes these proteins:
- the trmFO gene encoding methylenetetrahydrofolate--tRNA-(uracil(54)-C(5))-methyltransferase (FADH(2)-oxidizing) TrmFO: MSDTDKKLIVIGGGLAGSEAAWQAAQRGVSVVLYEMRPVRQTPAHKTGDLAELVCSNSLGSLDPNSAPGLLKEEMRRLGSLIVRSGEAARVPAGAALAVDRALFSKEITDALRSHPKITILHEEVKEIPSEGVVVMATGPLTSDGLGASLRMLTRADYLYFFDAISPIIDAESINTDVVFRASRYDKGGDDYLNCPMDEAQYDAFYAALMGGEKVEAKEFEKVPYFEGCLPIEVLAERGRLTPVFGPMKPVGLVDPKGGKEPFAVVQLRSENQFGSCYNMVGFQTKLKWPEQKRVFRMIPGLEQAEFLRLGSLHRNTFINAPRLLTETLQIRTRPGLFMAGQIVGVEGYVESAAMGGLAGINAARLLQGEKTVIPPKTTAHGALIQYITQSHPAFFQPMNTNFGLFPPLEQTDKAVKGKMNKALRHQKVVERALGDLGQWIAQSKILPDTSR, encoded by the coding sequence ATGTCTGATACGGATAAGAAGCTCATCGTCATCGGCGGGGGCTTGGCCGGCTCCGAGGCGGCCTGGCAGGCGGCGCAGCGGGGGGTCTCGGTTGTCCTCTATGAAATGCGGCCGGTCCGGCAGACGCCGGCGCATAAAACCGGAGATCTGGCCGAACTGGTCTGCAGCAATTCGCTCGGCTCGCTCGATCCGAACAGCGCGCCCGGCCTCTTGAAAGAAGAGATGCGGCGGCTCGGCTCGTTGATCGTCCGTTCGGGAGAGGCGGCGCGGGTTCCGGCCGGGGCGGCGCTCGCGGTCGACCGGGCGCTTTTCTCGAAGGAGATCACCGACGCGCTCCGGAGCCATCCAAAAATCACGATCTTGCATGAAGAGGTCAAAGAGATCCCGTCGGAGGGGGTGGTGGTGATGGCGACCGGCCCGCTGACGTCGGACGGTTTGGGCGCGTCGCTTCGGATGTTGACCCGCGCCGACTATCTCTATTTCTTCGACGCCATCTCGCCGATCATCGATGCGGAGAGCATCAACACCGACGTCGTCTTCCGCGCCTCCCGCTACGACAAGGGGGGGGATGACTACCTCAACTGCCCGATGGACGAGGCCCAATATGATGCCTTCTACGCCGCGCTGATGGGGGGAGAGAAGGTCGAGGCGAAGGAGTTTGAGAAGGTCCCCTATTTCGAAGGGTGTCTGCCGATCGAAGTGCTGGCGGAGCGGGGGCGGCTCACCCCGGTGTTCGGGCCGATGAAGCCGGTCGGCCTGGTCGATCCGAAGGGCGGCAAAGAGCCGTTCGCCGTCGTCCAGCTCCGGTCGGAGAACCAGTTCGGCAGCTGCTACAACATGGTCGGTTTTCAGACGAAGCTGAAGTGGCCGGAGCAGAAGCGGGTTTTCCGGATGATCCCCGGCTTGGAGCAGGCCGAATTTCTCCGGCTCGGAAGCCTCCACCGGAATACCTTTATCAATGCACCGCGGCTCCTGACCGAGACGCTCCAGATCCGGACCCGACCCGGTCTCTTCATGGCGGGCCAGATCGTCGGGGTCGAGGGGTATGTCGAGTCGGCGGCGATGGGCGGCTTGGCCGGAATCAATGCGGCGCGGCTCCTTCAGGGGGAGAAGACGGTGATCCCTCCGAAGACGACTGCGCATGGGGCGCTGATTCAATACATCACACAGAGCCACCCCGCCTTCTTCCAGCCGATGAACACCAACTTCGGCCTCTTCCCACCGCTGGAACAGACCGACAAAGCGGTGAAGGGAAAAATGAACAAAGCGCTTCGGCATCAGAAGGTGGTCGAGCGCGCCCTCGGAGATCTCGGCCAATGGATCGCGCAGTCGAAGATTTTACCCGATACCTCACGATAG
- the xerC gene encoding tyrosine recombinase XerC, which yields MDRAVEDFTRYLTIEQNASPHTLRNYLSDLERFCAFLVGDRGREQSKLPSLGSIDHLTIRGYLAFLQKQGAKKTTVARKLAVLRTFFQYLVREGRVSVNPAKRVASPKQEKPLPKFLTVDQAQGLMTAPAGEGWRVLRDRAILETFYSSGIRISELVGLQPDDVDFVSGMVKVFGKGRKERIVPIGRKALEALRVYLAARPAAAEGLFCNARGGRITTRSVDRLVKKYVRQIDQPNAVPHSLRHTFATHLLEGGADLRSVQEMLGHVSLSTTQRYTHIQFDHLMAVYDKAHPRGEGSDRKRDE from the coding sequence ATGGATCGCGCAGTCGAAGATTTTACCCGATACCTCACGATAGAACAAAACGCCTCGCCGCACACCTTGAGGAATTACCTCTCCGACCTGGAAAGGTTCTGTGCCTTTTTGGTAGGAGACCGGGGAAGAGAGCAATCGAAGCTGCCTTCTCTCGGTTCGATCGACCATTTGACCATCCGCGGCTACCTCGCCTTTCTCCAGAAGCAGGGGGCGAAGAAGACGACCGTTGCGCGGAAGCTCGCCGTCCTCCGGACCTTCTTTCAATATTTGGTTCGGGAAGGGCGGGTCTCGGTCAACCCCGCCAAGCGGGTGGCCAGCCCCAAACAGGAGAAACCGCTTCCGAAGTTTCTCACCGTCGACCAGGCCCAGGGGTTGATGACGGCGCCGGCCGGCGAGGGATGGCGCGTCTTGCGGGACCGGGCGATCCTCGAAACATTCTATTCGAGCGGGATTCGGATTTCCGAGCTGGTCGGGCTGCAGCCGGACGATGTCGATTTCGTGTCGGGGATGGTGAAGGTGTTCGGAAAGGGACGAAAAGAGCGGATCGTTCCGATCGGCCGAAAGGCGCTCGAGGCGCTGCGCGTTTATTTGGCGGCCCGGCCTGCCGCGGCGGAGGGGCTTTTCTGCAACGCGCGGGGAGGACGGATCACGACCCGGAGCGTCGATCGGCTCGTCAAGAAATATGTCCGGCAGATCGACCAGCCGAACGCCGTTCCGCACAGCCTGCGCCATACCTTTGCGACCCATCTTTTGGAAGGGGGGGCCGACCTTCGGTCGGTCCAAGAGATGTTGGGACATGTCAGCCTTTCGACGACGCAGCGGTATACCCACATTCAATTCGACCATCTGATGGCGGTGTATGACAAGGCCCATCCGCGGGGAGAGGGGAGCGACAGGAAGCGGGATGAGTAA
- the hslV gene encoding ATP-dependent protease subunit HslV codes for MSNESEARRIRSTTILCVRKDGRVAMAGDGQVTFGQTVMKHNAKKIRRIYNNQILAGFAGATADAFTLVERFEGKLEQYHGNLARAAVELAKDWRTDRILRRLEAFLAVADRDHSLIVTGTGDVVEPEDGILAIGSGGPYAQAAARALVENSSLDARGIVEKAMAIAADICIYTNREIMIEEL; via the coding sequence ATGAGTAACGAGTCGGAAGCAAGGCGGATTCGCTCGACCACCATTCTTTGCGTCCGGAAAGACGGGCGGGTGGCAATGGCGGGAGACGGCCAGGTGACGTTCGGCCAGACGGTGATGAAGCACAACGCCAAGAAGATCAGGCGGATCTATAATAATCAAATTCTCGCCGGCTTTGCCGGCGCCACCGCCGATGCCTTTACGCTCGTCGAGCGGTTCGAGGGAAAGCTGGAGCAATATCACGGCAACTTGGCAAGGGCGGCGGTCGAGCTGGCAAAAGATTGGCGGACCGATCGAATTTTAAGGCGGCTGGAGGCGTTCCTCGCAGTGGCCGACCGCGATCACTCGCTGATCGTCACCGGCACCGGCGACGTCGTCGAGCCGGAGGACGGGATCTTGGCGATCGGCTCGGGCGGCCCCTATGCGCAGGCGGCCGCGCGGGCGTTGGTGGAAAACTCTTCTCTCGATGCGCGAGGAATCGTCGAGAAGGCGATGGCGATCGCCGCCGACATTTGCATTTATACGAATCGAGAGATTATGATCGAGGAATTATAA
- the hslU gene encoding ATP-dependent protease ATPase subunit HslU, giving the protein MFADDYSHLIPRKIVEELDKYIIGQREAKRMVAVALRNRWRRQHLPPELRDEVLPKNIIMIGPTGVGKTEISRRLAKLAGAPFIKVEASKFTEVGYVGRDVESMVRDLVELSVNMVKAQHGETVKEKAAKLAEDRLLDLLLPPPAAAHVPGIFSETREAAAPAYSESYEQSREKLRQQLKDGKLNERAVELEVKDKGMPPIGVISNVGMEDLESNLREMLGNMMPGKKKKRRVKVPEALTLLAQDESHKLIDMDEVVRAAVQQAENAGIIFVDEIDKIASREKGAGPDVSREGVQRDLLPIVEGSTVNTKYGPVKTDHILFIAAGAFHTAKPSDLIPELQGRFPIRVELTSLGREEFVRILTEPQNALTRQYVALLETEGIHLEFTRDAIEEIAATAVSVNERAENIGARRLFTIMERLLDQISFEAPEMTEKKVIIDAKHVQERMRDVVKDEDLSRYIL; this is encoded by the coding sequence ATGTTCGCTGACGATTACAGCCATTTGATTCCACGGAAAATTGTCGAAGAGCTCGACAAATATATCATCGGCCAGCGCGAGGCGAAGCGGATGGTCGCGGTCGCGCTGCGAAACCGCTGGCGGCGCCAGCACCTGCCGCCGGAATTGCGCGACGAGGTCCTCCCGAAAAATATCATCATGATCGGCCCGACCGGGGTCGGAAAGACGGAGATCTCGCGCCGCCTCGCCAAGCTCGCCGGCGCCCCCTTCATTAAGGTCGAGGCGTCGAAATTTACCGAGGTCGGCTATGTCGGCCGGGATGTCGAGTCGATGGTACGCGATCTCGTCGAGCTCTCGGTCAATATGGTCAAGGCCCAGCATGGCGAAACGGTGAAGGAGAAGGCGGCGAAGCTTGCTGAAGATCGCCTCCTCGATCTCCTCCTTCCTCCCCCCGCCGCGGCGCATGTGCCCGGTATTTTCAGCGAGACGCGGGAAGCGGCGGCCCCCGCCTATTCCGAATCGTACGAGCAGAGCCGGGAGAAGCTCCGGCAACAGCTCAAAGACGGAAAGTTGAACGAGCGGGCCGTTGAGCTGGAGGTAAAAGACAAAGGGATGCCGCCGATCGGGGTGATCTCGAACGTCGGAATGGAAGACCTGGAGTCGAACCTCCGGGAGATGCTCGGCAACATGATGCCGGGGAAAAAGAAGAAGCGGCGGGTCAAAGTCCCTGAGGCGCTTACGCTCCTCGCCCAAGACGAGTCGCATAAGCTGATCGACATGGACGAGGTGGTGCGCGCTGCCGTCCAGCAGGCCGAGAACGCCGGGATTATTTTCGTCGACGAGATCGACAAGATCGCGAGCCGAGAGAAAGGGGCCGGCCCCGACGTCTCCCGCGAAGGGGTTCAGCGCGATCTCCTCCCGATCGTCGAAGGCTCGACGGTGAACACCAAATACGGCCCCGTGAAGACCGACCATATTCTCTTTATCGCTGCCGGCGCGTTTCACACCGCCAAGCCGTCCGATTTGATCCCGGAGCTGCAGGGGCGCTTTCCGATCCGGGTGGAGCTGACCTCGTTGGGAAGGGAGGAGTTCGTCCGGATCTTGACCGAGCCGCAGAATGCGCTCACCCGGCAGTATGTGGCGCTCCTGGAGACCGAGGGAATCCATCTTGAGTTCACCCGCGACGCGATCGAAGAGATCGCGGCGACCGCGGTGAGCGTCAACGAGCGGGCGGAGAACATCGGCGCCCGACGCCTCTTCACGATCATGGAGCGGCTGCTCGATCAGATCTCCTTCGAGGCGCCGGAGATGACCGAGAAAAAGGTGATCATCGACGCCAAACATGTCCAAGAGCGGATGCGGGATGTCGTGAAAGACGAAGACCTCAGCCGGTATATTTTGTAA
- the argB gene encoding acetylglutamate kinase, with amino-acid sequence MGSNLNEKAQILVEALPYIRAFFGKTIVIKYGGAAMTEAALKNQFAEDVVLMKYVGMNPVIVHGGGPQISGMMKKLGKEPKFVKGVRVTDAETMEIVEMVLGGTINKEIVTLINRHGGRGVGLSGKDGALIQAAPMKGEAEMGQVGEVKMIDPQILKTLEGGRFIPVISPVGADEEGRSYNINADLAAGKVASALSAEKLLILTDVSGILDDKGTLLPTLSRKEVQRLIKKGVISKGMLPKVEAALTAVEGGVQKAHIIDGRVPHALLLEIFTDRGVGTEIIA; translated from the coding sequence ATGGGTAGCAACTTGAATGAGAAAGCGCAAATTTTGGTCGAGGCCCTTCCCTATATCCGGGCCTTCTTCGGCAAAACGATCGTCATTAAATACGGCGGGGCGGCGATGACCGAGGCGGCGCTGAAGAACCAGTTTGCCGAGGATGTCGTTTTGATGAAGTATGTCGGGATGAATCCGGTGATCGTCCATGGCGGCGGCCCGCAGATCTCCGGGATGATGAAAAAGCTCGGGAAGGAGCCGAAATTTGTGAAGGGGGTCCGGGTCACCGACGCCGAGACGATGGAGATCGTCGAGATGGTCTTGGGGGGGACGATCAACAAAGAGATCGTAACCTTGATCAACCGGCATGGAGGGCGCGGCGTCGGCCTCTCCGGAAAAGACGGCGCGCTGATCCAGGCCGCTCCGATGAAAGGGGAGGCGGAGATGGGCCAGGTCGGCGAGGTGAAAATGATCGATCCGCAGATCCTCAAGACGTTGGAAGGGGGACGGTTCATTCCGGTGATCTCCCCGGTCGGGGCCGACGAAGAAGGACGAAGTTATAATATCAACGCCGACCTCGCCGCCGGCAAGGTGGCGTCGGCCCTCTCGGCCGAGAAGCTCCTGATCCTCACCGATGTGTCGGGGATCTTAGATGACAAAGGAACGCTCCTTCCGACCCTCTCCCGAAAAGAGGTCCAACGGCTGATCAAAAAAGGGGTCATCAGCAAGGGGATGCTTCCAAAAGTCGAGGCGGCTCTGACCGCGGTCGAAGGAGGGGTCCAGAAGGCGCACATTATCGATGGCCGGGTTCCCCATGCCCTGCTGCTTGAAATCTTTACCGACCGGGGGGTCGGCACCGAAATCATCGCCTAA
- a CDS encoding BON domain-containing protein has translation MKTIHLFTLTAALAALLISAAPLHASTDDRIESDVRKSYVFKNYLKDDAIEVHAKNGVVTLVGTVAEEHHRSLAELTIALLPDVERVDNQLKLKGGDEAWLVTSVKSALLFNRNLNARKTKVDAENGIVTLQGEAASETERDLIAQYVKEVKGVKAVINQMTVTSNGVKNVVDNTTVDGARFTNN, from the coding sequence ATGAAAACCATCCATTTATTCACTCTGACGGCGGCCTTGGCGGCGCTCTTGATCTCCGCGGCGCCGCTGCACGCCTCTACGGACGATCGGATCGAGTCGGACGTAAGGAAGTCGTATGTGTTTAAAAATTATCTGAAGGATGACGCGATTGAAGTCCACGCAAAAAACGGGGTCGTGACCTTGGTCGGCACCGTCGCAGAGGAGCACCACCGCTCGTTGGCCGAGCTGACCATCGCCTTATTGCCGGATGTCGAACGGGTCGACAATCAGCTCAAGCTCAAGGGTGGAGATGAGGCATGGCTCGTCACCAGCGTGAAATCAGCGCTGTTGTTCAATCGAAATCTGAATGCCCGGAAGACGAAAGTGGATGCCGAAAATGGGATTGTCACCCTGCAGGGCGAGGCGGCCAGCGAAACGGAAAGGGATCTGATCGCCCAATATGTCAAAGAGGTCAAAGGGGTGAAGGCGGTCATTAATCAGATGACCGTGACCTCGAATGGGGTCAAGAATGTGGTCGATAATACAACCGTGGACGGGGCGCGCTTTACGAACAACTGA
- a CDS encoding SUMF1/EgtB/PvdO family nonheme iron enzyme, producing MIRASFSAIALFGLILSGCFLRVPPPPPEMVAVSAGEFIRGSDKVDADRQGEEFGSAKPWYLDEHPQHKVHLPLFYIDRQEVTNAQYKAFIDATRSRPPGYFYIRSVPPGRENHPVTDVNWYDADRYCHWVGKRLPTEAEWEKAARGTDGREFPWGNTYDNKKLNAGDSGYGDIVPVGSFKAGASPYGALDMAGNVWEWTADWYQPYPGSTYKSPNFGEKQKVFRGGGWGGQGHFSLPLFYRTTYRSSIPPEEGYADLGFRCAKSP from the coding sequence ATGATTCGAGCATCCTTCTCCGCCATCGCCCTTTTTGGCTTGATCTTATCGGGCTGTTTTCTCCGCGTTCCGCCTCCCCCTCCCGAAATGGTCGCGGTCTCGGCCGGTGAATTTATTCGCGGCAGCGACAAGGTCGATGCCGACCGCCAGGGGGAAGAGTTCGGAAGCGCCAAACCGTGGTACCTCGACGAGCACCCGCAGCACAAGGTACATCTTCCTCTTTTCTATATCGACCGCCAAGAGGTGACCAACGCCCAATACAAAGCCTTTATCGATGCCACCCGCTCCCGCCCCCCCGGCTACTTCTATATTCGAAGCGTCCCGCCGGGCCGGGAAAATCATCCGGTCACCGATGTGAACTGGTACGACGCCGACCGCTACTGCCATTGGGTCGGGAAGCGCCTCCCGACCGAGGCGGAGTGGGAAAAGGCGGCGCGCGGCACCGACGGCCGCGAGTTTCCATGGGGAAATACCTACGATAATAAAAAACTAAATGCGGGAGACTCCGGCTACGGCGACATCGTCCCGGTCGGGTCGTTCAAGGCGGGGGCAAGCCCCTATGGGGCGTTGGATATGGCGGGGAACGTCTGGGAATGGACCGCCGACTGGTATCAGCCCTACCCCGGCTCGACCTACAAGAGCCCCAATTTCGGAGAGAAGCAAAAGGTCTTCCGCGGCGGAGGATGGGGGGGGCAAGGACATTTCTCCCTTCCCCTCTTTTATCGAACCACCTACCGCTCGTCAATCCCTCCCGAAGAGGGCTACGCCGACTTGGGTTTCCGCTGCGCAAAATCGCCGTAA
- a CDS encoding GAF domain-containing protein gives MNQLAAKWLLPQPGEDKRVIMAKTAGGLYFSMAAVWALLRLFSPPEHASLFALDLLCLIGSLTGFLFFAMDWRRVPFRTFHFTTALTLVYISFFVYFSGGAASPYSILYFLVIFWSSFFYSPRENLIVIGAATGFTLLPYLYDQGEVLSRQMASEVVFCFLYLPVGVTVYLLSRQKEQDFLRERTLAIERGRFASHLQTLQQISHGLTAELELNRLLQMILSEGLRLLDFEVAGFLLWDPEEEAFVMRAVANLPQEIVGQKLRRGEGLAGRVAEEKKIVIIHDYISMNQPMMGITTLNLKSHMGTPIFWKGEVIGAFNMGTSQPNKVITETEQALAVMLAQHAAAAIANARLFQHSNEQARRQALLHKMVYAVSSEMSPQEVLHHLAQIAAEAVRGGFAVLLLKEEKTLVPKGAYQVPPVEIPFFAEAFKIATTGEESPALLAIRERRAITVPHLESEKSIPLPLREEAIRFGFASLIAVPLLFQEEVYGVLAVYFSKSGPFPPQEIEILSAIATEAASAVLHLKWIEERERHLARTETLREIAQEIGAESNRRAVLDLVVQRGCALMEMEEGGILLRQRERPGLLLQVFMGDPAAQIGRSFEANEVTEPILREKRTMTIEDHPSLFESLPFSQGRTIQSAIGAPILVRGEAVGILFLQTKRRGRTLDHEDGKTIEILARYAAIAIENDRLHAEAAALNDQFALLTKEISLSRNLDQIFFHISEGLKRHLPFSRLSIGLLDEAYKEVRLLRIVHSDRDTGMARWPQENSAIYSVLSHQRPLICSDLTASQIYREDRFLFGEGIRSYAILPVMLRGKAIATLNLKSDRAEEFSEARVDSLLPFANHLAPFIENARLFEELTEKKKEAEEASRLKTEFLSNVSHELRTPLNAIIGYTHLLLAELYGPLEGRQTQSLSSVQRNAHSLLSLINNLLDLSKIEAGKVETAAEEFDLKHLLLEVFEDIKPLLGEKRIDVRWRLPQTLSPLRSDPLRVQQVFLNLLSNAIKFTEKGTITITVREKTTPRGILLSIEDTGIGMKKEDLPTIFDPFRQIDGSLTRSVEGTGLGLAIVKKSLLLIEGTVEVQSELGKGSCFIIFLPYLEDPLAGAETPAGSFQKREKSS, from the coding sequence TTGAACCAACTGGCCGCCAAATGGCTTTTGCCGCAGCCCGGCGAGGACAAACGGGTCATCATGGCCAAAACGGCCGGCGGACTCTACTTCTCCATGGCCGCCGTCTGGGCCCTGCTGCGCCTATTCAGCCCGCCGGAGCATGCCTCCCTCTTTGCCCTTGATCTTCTCTGTTTGATCGGCAGCCTCACCGGATTTCTCTTCTTCGCCATGGACTGGCGGCGGGTCCCGTTCCGGACCTTTCATTTCACCACCGCCCTCACCCTGGTTTATATTTCTTTCTTCGTCTACTTCAGCGGCGGCGCCGCCAGTCCCTACTCCATTCTCTATTTTCTCGTGATCTTCTGGTCCTCCTTTTTCTACTCTCCAAGGGAGAATCTGATCGTCATCGGCGCCGCCACCGGCTTCACCCTCCTTCCCTACCTTTATGACCAGGGCGAGGTCCTCTCCCGCCAGATGGCGTCGGAAGTTGTCTTCTGCTTCCTTTATTTACCGGTCGGCGTCACCGTCTACCTCCTCTCCCGCCAAAAAGAGCAAGACTTTCTCCGGGAGCGGACCCTTGCGATAGAGCGGGGTCGGTTCGCCTCCCATCTCCAGACCTTGCAGCAGATCAGCCACGGCCTTACGGCGGAGTTGGAACTCAATCGGCTCCTCCAGATGATCCTCTCCGAGGGGCTGCGCCTCCTCGACTTCGAGGTCGCCGGCTTTCTCCTGTGGGATCCGGAGGAGGAGGCATTCGTGATGCGGGCCGTCGCCAACCTTCCACAAGAGATCGTGGGGCAGAAACTCCGAAGGGGGGAAGGGCTGGCCGGCCGGGTGGCGGAGGAGAAGAAGATCGTCATTATTCACGACTACATCTCGATGAATCAGCCGATGATGGGGATCACAACGCTGAATCTAAAGAGCCACATGGGAACACCGATCTTCTGGAAAGGGGAGGTGATCGGCGCCTTCAATATGGGAACCTCTCAACCGAACAAAGTCATCACGGAAACCGAGCAGGCGCTCGCCGTGATGCTCGCCCAGCATGCCGCGGCGGCGATCGCCAATGCCCGGCTTTTTCAACACTCGAACGAACAGGCGCGGCGGCAGGCCCTTCTGCATAAGATGGTCTATGCGGTCTCTTCTGAAATGTCTCCCCAGGAGGTCCTCCACCACTTGGCGCAGATTGCGGCCGAAGCGGTACGGGGAGGTTTTGCCGTTCTCCTCCTGAAAGAGGAAAAGACCCTGGTGCCGAAGGGAGCCTATCAGGTTCCACCGGTCGAGATTCCCTTTTTTGCCGAGGCCTTTAAGATTGCGACGACCGGAGAGGAGAGTCCTGCGCTCCTTGCCATCCGCGAGCGACGGGCGATCACCGTCCCCCATCTCGAATCGGAAAAAAGCATCCCGCTCCCGCTTCGGGAAGAGGCGATCCGGTTCGGCTTTGCGTCGCTCATCGCCGTTCCCCTCCTCTTTCAGGAGGAGGTCTACGGCGTGCTGGCCGTCTACTTCTCCAAATCGGGCCCCTTTCCCCCCCAGGAAATCGAAATCCTCTCCGCCATCGCCACCGAGGCGGCCAGCGCCGTCCTGCATTTAAAATGGATCGAGGAGCGGGAGCGGCACCTGGCGCGGACCGAAACCTTGCGGGAGATCGCCCAAGAGATCGGGGCCGAGTCGAATCGACGGGCGGTGCTGGACCTCGTCGTCCAGCGCGGCTGCGCACTGATGGAGATGGAAGAAGGAGGCATCCTCCTGCGACAGCGCGAGCGTCCGGGGCTGCTGCTGCAGGTATTTATGGGCGATCCCGCCGCGCAGATCGGCCGGTCGTTCGAAGCAAACGAGGTCACCGAGCCGATCCTGAGGGAAAAGCGGACGATGACCATCGAAGATCATCCAAGCCTCTTCGAGAGCCTCCCTTTTTCTCAGGGACGAACGATTCAGTCGGCGATCGGCGCGCCGATCCTCGTTCGGGGAGAGGCGGTCGGGATCCTCTTTCTACAGACGAAGCGACGCGGGAGGACCCTCGATCATGAAGACGGAAAGACGATTGAGATTCTGGCACGGTATGCGGCGATTGCGATCGAGAACGACCGATTGCATGCCGAGGCGGCCGCCCTCAACGATCAGTTCGCCCTGCTGACGAAGGAGATCAGCCTGAGTCGAAATCTGGATCAGATCTTCTTCCACATCTCGGAAGGGCTCAAACGCCATCTCCCCTTCAGCCGACTCAGCATCGGGTTATTGGATGAAGCGTATAAAGAGGTCCGCCTGCTTCGGATCGTCCATTCGGACCGGGATACGGGGATGGCCCGGTGGCCCCAGGAGAATTCCGCCATTTATTCGGTTCTCTCTCACCAGCGGCCTTTAATCTGCTCCGACCTGACCGCCTCTCAGATCTATCGGGAAGATCGCTTCCTCTTCGGGGAGGGGATCCGATCGTATGCGATCCTCCCGGTGATGTTGAGGGGAAAGGCGATCGCCACCCTGAATCTCAAAAGCGATCGGGCGGAAGAATTCTCCGAGGCACGCGTCGACTCCCTGCTCCCGTTCGCCAATCACCTCGCCCCCTTTATCGAGAATGCGCGCCTCTTCGAGGAGTTAACCGAAAAGAAAAAGGAGGCAGAGGAGGCAAGCCGGCTCAAAACCGAGTTCCTCTCGAATGTCTCGCACGAGCTGAGGACGCCGCTCAATGCGATTATCGGCTACACCCATCTTCTCTTGGCGGAGCTCTATGGACCGCTGGAAGGGCGTCAGACCCAGTCATTGAGCAGTGTGCAGCGCAACGCCCACTCGCTGCTGTCGTTGATCAACAACCTGCTCGACCTCTCCAAGATTGAAGCGGGAAAGGTCGAGACCGCCGCGGAGGAATTCGATCTCAAACACCTCCTTCTTGAGGTGTTTGAAGATATCAAGCCGCTTCTCGGCGAAAAGCGGATCGATGTCCGTTGGCGCCTGCCGCAAACCCTCTCCCCGCTGCGGAGCGATCCGCTGCGCGTCCAGCAAGTTTTCCTCAACCTTCTCTCCAATGCCATTAAATTTACGGAAAAGGGAACCATCACGATAACGGTTCGGGAAAAAACGACGCCGCGCGGCATTCTCCTCTCGATCGAAGACACCGGCATCGGAATGAAAAAAGAAGACCTCCCGACCATTTTCGATCCGTTCCGGCAGATCGACGGCTCACTCACCCGATCGGTGGAGGGAACCGGCCTCGGCCTCGCCATTGTCAAGAAATCGCTCCTCCTGATTGAGGGGACCGTGGAAGTTCAGAGCGAGTTGGGAAAAGGGTCTTGCTTCATCATCTTCCTCCCTTATCTGGAAGATCCGCTCGCCGGAGCCGAGACGCCGGCCGGATCATTCCAAAAAAGAGAAAAATCGTCCTAA
- a CDS encoding FkbM family methyltransferase, whose product MKKTIQKFFRLSNLIGAKEAVRFMIDGRTKRKRIRQVTLGDETLYIRTATTDLSVAVSHLIKQECDHIHDADPSVIVDAGANIGASALYFAKKYPNAKVFAIEPEEENFEMLVKNTNRYKNIVPIKAALWGSNCTRTIQNRFTGAWGYTVTETTNKRESTGQQVNCITIDSLLKDYHIDRIDILKMDIEGGEKEVLERAEGWIGKVKIISAELHDKICIGCDRAFYLATKEFTRFEKFAEKVTAYRN is encoded by the coding sequence ATGAAAAAAACCATCCAGAAGTTTTTTCGCCTTTCAAATTTGATCGGCGCGAAAGAAGCGGTCCGATTCATGATCGACGGGCGGACCAAACGGAAGAGAATCCGACAGGTCACCCTCGGCGACGAGACGCTCTACATCCGGACCGCCACCACCGATCTCAGCGTCGCCGTCAGCCATTTGATTAAACAAGAATGCGACCATATACACGATGCCGACCCGTCGGTCATCGTCGATGCCGGAGCGAATATCGGCGCCTCGGCCCTCTACTTCGCAAAGAAATATCCGAACGCAAAAGTATTTGCGATTGAGCCGGAAGAAGAGAATTTTGAAATGCTGGTCAAGAACACGAATCGATATAAAAACATCGTTCCGATCAAAGCCGCTCTGTGGGGATCCAACTGCACACGGACTATTCAAAATCGTTTCACCGGCGCGTGGGGATACACCGTGACCGAGACGACCAACAAAAGGGAGTCGACCGGTCAGCAGGTCAATTGCATCACGATCGACTCCCTTTTAAAGGACTATCACATCGACCGGATCGATATTCTAAAGATGGATATCGAGGGGGGCGAAAAGGAGGTCTTGGAGCGGGCGGAAGGGTGGATCGGCAAGGTGAAGATCATCAGCGCCGAGCTCCACGATAAAATCTGCATCGGCTGCGATCGGGCGTTTTATCTCGCCACAAAGGAATTCACCCGATTCGAAAAATTTGCGGAGAAGGTGACCGCCTATCGGAACTAA